A DNA window from Helianthus annuus cultivar XRQ/B chromosome 15, HanXRQr2.0-SUNRISE, whole genome shotgun sequence contains the following coding sequences:
- the LOC110911472 gene encoding LEAF RUST 10 DISEASE-RESISTANCE LOCUS RECEPTOR-LIKE PROTEIN KINASE-like 1.1: MIRVLFFVSVLLSCLPFLHSAADGNNSLPICPESFSCPGLGALKYPFYNVTDRKCGLIKINCTSKEIQFGGWVYEFVGKFDFDNDYIAIYNRTFQQLVKNKSCDALTNNFTPPSPSPLLYSVSIIPTITLFKCRKNLTYPQQKEPYFEEHNYKSYNSCKDHNIYYNYLNGTIPSVLPHRCQVVQLPVKFSSSPGFDETNIFSLLSPVTAIVFNLSDFCQECQKKGLRCGTTEDRPYVRCFDIIKVKPGEQTPSTNTGKSGKKWTRIKISVIIGSVLILMLSFVIFITWCFCRSSPFSYVLSKNRSPNLGDISFSFGVSVFSYEELEDATQNFDPSHELGDGGFGAVYYGKLHDGRRVAVKKLHEHPYNRVQQFRNEVEILTKLRHPNLVVLYGCTSRQSRELLLVYEYVSNGTVADHLHGELSNQNLLTWPIRMNIAIETASALVYLHASEIIHRDVKTSNILLDHNFCVKVADFGFSRLIPNNVTHVSTAPQGTPGYVDPQYYEDYQLTDKSDVYSFGVVLIELVSSMTAIDLNRAQDEISLADLALNRIQSCEIDELIDPVLGSDTDPEIMNMITLVVELAFRCLQYDSEMRPSMNEVLDVLMDIQDVSRIDTYDSIKDLQTVNMLPLSETNDAVVLLKDFHPLPVSVTKEWQSNNSASTTLSSNGDRLSFKNNIDTYKTHGK, from the exons ATGATTCGGGTCTTGTTTTTTGTGTCGGTTCTTCTCTCTTGTCTACCTTTTCTTCACTCTGCTGCAGACGGAAACAATTCTTTGCCTATCTGCCCAGAAAGTTTCAGTTGTCCAGGTTTGGGCGCACTCAAGTACCCGTTTTACAATGTCACTGACAGGAAATGTGGGTTGATCAAGATCAATTGTACTTCGAAAGAGATTCAGTTTGGAGGATGGGTATATGAGTTTGTTGGAAAGTTTGATTTTGATAATGATTATATAGCCATTTATAATAGAACATTTCAGCAGTTAGTGAAAAATAAAAGCTGTGACGCACTTACGAATAATTTCACGCCTCCAAGTCCTAGCCCTCTTTTGTATTCCGTTTCTATAATTCCCACAATCACTCTCTTCAAATGCAGAAAAAATCTCACTTATCCTCAACAAAAGGAACCTTACTTTGAGGAACATAATTACAAAAGCTACAACAGTTGCAAAGATCACAATATCTACTATAACTATTTGAATGGAACAATTCCAAGTGTCCTCCCACATAGATGTCAAGTAGTGCAACTACCTGTGAAATTTTCAAGCAGTCCAGGATTTGATGAAACCAATATATTTTCTCTTCTCTCTCCCGTCACCGCTATTGTATTTAATTTGTCAGATTTCTGTCAGGAGTGCCAGAAAAAAGGCCTCCGGTGTGGAACTACTGAAGATAGACCTTATGTTCGTTGTTTCGATATCATAAAAG TAAAACCAGGCGAACAGACCCCAAGTACGAATACAG GAAAAAGTGGCAAAAAGTGGACACGGATTAAGATATCAG TCATCATTGGATCAGTCCTCATCCTCATGCTGTCTTTTGTCATCTTCATAACCTGGTGTTTCTGTAGAAGCAGCCCTTTTTCCTATGTCTTGTCGAAGAACAGATCTCCAAACCTTGGAGACATAAGTTTCTCCTTTGGCGTCTCTGTTTTCTCCTATGAGGAGCTTGAAGATGCCACCCAAAATTTCGACCCGTCTCATGAACTCGGGGATGGAGGTTTCGGAGCTGTTTATTACG GTAAACTCCATGACGGGAGAAGAGTTGCAGTGAAGAAACTTCACGAGCACCCTTACAATCGAGTCCAACAATTCAGAAATGAGGTTGAAATCCTCACCAAATTAAGGCACCCGAATCTGGTCGTTCTCTACGGTTGCACCTCCAGACAAAGCCGTGAACTTCTCCTTGTTTACGAATATGTTTCAAACGGCACCGTTGCAGATCACCTCCACGGAGAACTATCAAATCAAAACCTGCTAACATGGCCGATACGGATGAACATTGCAATTGAAACAGCCAGTGCACTGGTGTACCTTCATGCTTCTGAAATCATACATCGAGATGTAAAGACGTCCAACATTCTTCTTGATCATAATTTCTGTGTTAAGGTAGCAGATTTCGGTTTCTCAAGGCTCATACCGAATAATGTCACTCATGTGTCAACAGCTCCTCAGGGAACCCCAGGATACGTGGATCCACAATATTACGAAGATTATCAACTAACAGATAAGAGCGATGTTTACAGCTTTGGGGTAGTCTTGATTGAACTAGTATCATCAATGACCGCAATCGATTTAAACAGGGCTCAAGACGAGATTAGTTTGGCTGACCTGGCTTTAAACAGAATCCAAAGTTGTGAAATTGATGAACTAATTGATCCAGTTTTAGGATCTGATACAGATCCTGAAATCATGAACATGATCACATTAGTAGTAGAATTGGCTTTTAGGTGTTTACAGTATGATTCAGAGATGAGGCCTTCAATGAATGAGGTGCTGGATGTGTTGATGGATATTCAAGACGTGAGTAGAATAGACACTTACGACAGTATCAAAGACTTGCAAACCGTGAATATGTTGCCTTTGTCTGAAACCAACGATGCAGTGGTTTTGTTGAAAGATTTTCACCCTTTGCCAGTCTCCGTCACTAAAGAGTGGCAAAGCAACAACAGTGCATCAACTACGCTAAGCAGCAATGGAGATAGATTATCATTTAAGAATAATATCGACACATATAAAACACATGGGAAATAA